In Bradysia coprophila strain Holo2 unplaced genomic scaffold, BU_Bcop_v1 contig_127, whole genome shotgun sequence, the genomic stretch TATAAAATCACGAGCTTCATTTATCAATTTAAATCCAGCCATTGTCCCATTTTCAACAAGAACTAAATAACTTTCGCATCTGTTCCATAAACTCAAGATCGTTTCAAGGCGTGCCTGGGTGTCGGGCAATTCGAAGAGACTGTAGGCAGAAATAACGATGTCGTAGGTAGTCTACAAATCAGAACCAATTGAAAGTCATACCATTATGTCAACGATAAAGACTTACCTCAATCGATGCAGGGAAAAATTGTCTGAAATTAACGTTCCTCAGTTCCATTTGTATATTTTCGTCGCCGTCACGCAAAATCAGATCAGCCAGATCATTCATACTTCGACTcgaatcaaccataaaatacTCGAAAATTGAATCTTTCCACAGTTTCGAAGCGGCCCACAATCCAGTTCCGACACCAGAACCGAAATCAAAATAACTTCTCGGCTTAAATGTTGGATCTCTGTTCTGAATTTCGGTGAATATCCTCAGTACTGTTGAGTATTCCTGTGCGGATCGACCGAGGACGTATTGCAGCGCTTTGTACTCATCGTACACCATCGGTTCCCAGTTATAGATTTGTGATTTCAATGTTTTATCAACTTTAGCATCATATTTCTTCTGTTTCTTCTCATCACTCAAATCCATTGTCTGACTCAGCTTATCGGCAATCATCTGGCGCTTATATTTAACCAGATTTTGTTCCGGTGGTATGTGACGTCCCTTCAAGTATCGGTTTAGCGCTTGAGCATCTCGATAAACACCTTTCACAGGAGCATCTACggagtttcaaattgtttggtCAAAAAAGGTATCATTGCCAACACCTTCTGAGTACAACCTTTGAGAGACTTGAAAATTGATGATACTATCCGAGGTGGTACGGTAACAACTTTGGCTTTATCCGTGCCAGGATGGTGACGAGGTTTGAAAACTTCACTTTCTAGATCTTCTGCAACTTTTTTATCCAATGTGACTATTGGTTTCTGGACAGTGCTCTAGGAAATTTTAGAAGGCATTTTCTTATATACATTTTACAGCCTTCAAGCATGACACACTTACGTATgattttcgaattatttttgaattgaagcCGCAGATCTTTCGCATCATTTTAACTAAATGTGCTGGACTTTTAAGCTAATATTTATGTTTTGATAAAATGATTGaacttattattattttgctgCCGGTTGCAAAATGTCATAAGTGTCATATCCACATGGATTTTGACATAATAAGGTTTTtaaaatggtggcaaaaatgttgctaaatttcaaattttgattgtcACTTCGTCACATTCGACCTAAGAACTTATCATCTGCTGTCGACAtcagaaatgtcaaaaaagttttccatcTCTGGTGGTCGTATATAGGGAAACCTAAATTAACACCCTTCTTGTATATTCTAAAGACTTTTCAATGTAGCTGATTTCTTCTTGTTTTGGATAATAGCACAGCTCTGCTTCCAGCATAAACATAAGGCTTATGCAATCAAAATTGGCCTTGTATTTTCTCGTAAAGATAGGAGGCATGATACCTTAGGGTCAAGGGTCAATATAAACACACCACgcatacatatttgaaaattttgaggctttttgacgttggaaaaatgagaagcagtgctatgataATAGTCTTAGAACTTACACAAAACCAAATCAAAGTTTAAAAGAAATCAAGATCaagaaattttacatttgaaacaaaatattttattcccttgactgaaagtcagggtcttacaccagaaaataccgaaaaatgtgggtaacaaaaaggttcactgtgattgaaaatgtatgaaatgctatgaaaaacgttaaatgtgggtaacagtttttcgttgagggcacgataacttgagtaatttttaaccaatttggatgaatcttttttttaaatttgtggaagtaaaataccgaggctaagttcgaagatgggctatgtgggacgaaggatctggaagctatcccagaaaaacaggattttacactgttgattatagcctaaatcgaaaaagattactttgatgaaatttgattttgttgcgtagtgtgtgtaaatcgtataagtatgttttcgataatgtgcatgaaacaagtagaaagaaaaatttcggcactacatgcccagcctctaaccggtaaacatctgttgttagtgaactgctaacaatttgatagttgactatcaaatttgatagttgactatcaaatttgatatttgatagttgactatcaaatttgatatttgatatttgactatcaacttgatagttgactaacaacttgatagttgagtaTCAACTTgttagttgactatcaaatttgatagttgactaacaacttgatagttgactatcaaatttgatagttgactaacaacttgatagttgactatcaaatttgatagttgactatcaaatttgatagttgactaacaacttgatagttgactatcaaatttgatagttgactaacaacttgatagttgactaacaacttgatagtcgactaacaacttgatagttgactaacaacttgatagttgactatcaacttgatagttgactatcaacttgatagttgactatcaacttgatagttgactaacaacttgatagttgactatcaacttgatagttgactatcaaatttgatagttgactatcaaatttgatagttgactaacaactttaatgcgtctactaccaaagaaagatgttttttttactcaaggtcttacggcagaaaaatgtcatgagcacactatgattgaaaaatgtaggaaattttatgaaaaacgctaaatgtaaccatcattctttgtaggcaatataagatatgagtcattctcaacaaatttctgtttttttttttaattcattattccaacaattaaacaaaatatgttacaactcccatacgagtgtgaagtttgcggccagagcgaagcgagggccgtaattctcacgagtcgtaataattttatgggatattatattcgaccaatagaaaaattcaattttaccgataaaaaataataaaataccgatagaaatgtggtacatgtcgctggcacctcttcagtaaatcagtaaaaagtaaaaaaaatgtctttccttcactctttgtcgattttggaaatataaagcaAAGGCGGGTCGTTCCCagcgaattcatccttttacaaaatgtaacgagaagGCGTTTCGTTCGTTTCAAGGGAATTCATCAGTACAGATCAGACTGAGAGTACAGTACAGATCGTCGACGAGTGAACATCGTTTTATCTCCGCTTACAATTCTCATTTCAACGCAGTTTGAAAGCCTTTTGGTTCGGTTTTAGTGTTCCCGATTTGTTTTAACTGATTCAATTTGGATTAAATTGCTAAAACTTATTTCAACCGATTCTCAGATAGGATGGACGAGTACGGGGATGAATCCAGCAATGACTCGACTTTGTGTGGAGGGCTATTTAAAATCGCACTGGAAAGGGATGTAGATCTTGATGGGCAGATAGATAGTGAGACTGAGAGAACGCTTTTGGAAGAAGAGGACGAGCATGACACCACCGTTATTGAAGTAAATGCAGGTGAAGCAAAGAACCTCGTTCGGCCGAAGGTTGCATCAGTTGTAGTGGTTCCGCCGTCCAACCAATCGGTTCCGACTACATTCAACACTTCGCAAGCCACTGAAGATCGTCAAGTGGCCAAATCAACCGTTATGCGCAAAGAGACCAATGAGCTAGTCCCGTCGGCAAGACAAAAGAAGAAGCCCAATCGCAACGGATCAAAGAAGAAGGCTGTCAATAACCCGAAGCCAGGCACCCTAATATCCATGCTGTCCAATTTCTCAGTAAGAGATGCGATTAGTGGATCGTCGAACTCTGGTGGTGACGATAGCAAAGTCAAACGTTTGAGAAGCCCTTCATCCAATGTAGAGGCTTACATGCCACCGAACAAAGCCCTCAAGCCAAATGAGGATCCGGGGTTGGTGAATGCACAAAATCCGCCAACATATAGAGACGTTGCTCTCGAGCCTCTAAACGTTAAAGTTTGCCTTGCCAACGAGCCGCCTGTTGGAAAAGAATTCATAATAATCAGAGACTTTCTCGCCAGTAAAATCGAGGAAGCGATTACGGTACAATCCTTTGTTCCACTGTTCCGCAAGAAGACCAGTATTGGTATTGATGGTGTCTATCTATTCTGCTCGGACAGCCTTGCACTGAATTGGGTGTACAATGTGGTAGCAAATGGGGTTCCAGGTGTGTTAGCTAAGGTTATGGTGATTCATCACCGCCAGCCAGTGAACTATGAAGTGGTCCCGAACGTCATTCGTACAGTCGTAGTAGTGCCTACTCGGAAACCGAATGATTTCATATTGCAGGCTTTCGCTAATCTCAACCGAAACATCAACACCGAATCATGGCACATCGTCCGACGGTTGCCGAGAGGTAAGGTCAACCTTACACTGTTTTTAAGAATGGATAGAACCTCACACGAAAAGATAAAACGGCAAAATAACATTATAAACTGGATATTGGGCCCGGTCGAGGTAAATCTCGAGAAGAAATcaaagggaaaaaaagaagttttgcCTTCTAGTTCCACCCAGGATAGACCGGCTATGACCAGTAATGACAGTGGTATACAGGGGATAATTACCAACTCCACACCCAACGCAAATCAGTTCAATTTTGGTTCAACCAGAAATCCGTTTGTGGCTAAGAAATCAGTTTCGGCTGGAAAGTCAGCCTGGACTGATAAACCGGCTTCGGCTGGTAAACCGGCTTCGGCTGGAAAACCGGCTTCGGCTGGAAAACCGGCTTCGGCTGGAAAACCGGCTTCGGCTGGAAAACCGGCTTCGGCTGGAAAACCGGCTTCGGCTGGAAAACCGGCTTCGGCTGGAAAACCGGCTGCGGCTGGAAAACCATCGTCTCATGAAGAGATGGAAGTTGCCTATTCGGCTGCTGGGCTCATCCAACTGGAAGGGTCCGGGTCGAATGGTCATCCTAACCTTTTATAGGAATGGATCCAACAAACCAAGATATAAACAACTTTTCAGCTCCAGGTTTACAGTCTGGCTATGCCGGTACTGCCCTAAAAGTAGCACAAATTAATTTGCTCCACTGCAAAAAAGCCACGTACACCTATTGTCGTGACATCAGAGTGGAGCAGACAAATATATCCCTAATACTAGAACCATGGATTAGG encodes the following:
- the LOC119073074 gene encoding methyltransferase-like protein 17, mitochondrial; the protein is MMRKICGFNSKIIRKSYSTVQKPIVTLDKKVAEDLESEVFKPRHHPGTDKAKVVTVPPRIVSSIFKSLKDAPVKGVYRDAQALNRYLKGRHIPPEQNLVKYKRQMIADKLSQTMDLSDEKKQKKYDAKVDKTLKSQIYNWEPMVYDEYKALQYVLGRSAQEYSTVLRIFTEIQNRDPTFKPRSYFDFGSGVGTGLWAASKLWKDSIFEYFMVDSSRSMNDLADLILRDGDENIQMELRNVNFRQFFPASIETTYDIVISAYSLFELPDTQARLETILSLWNRCESYLVLVENGTMAGFKLINEARDFILHMNEKSESGAVGHIFAPCAHNMTCPRLLADDRSPCNFVTSYMPLPLDPEGANLPQKELYSYVVLKKGPNTDCDKWPRIVRPTLIRSKHAICRMCTKDGKLQEVIFTQSKHGKLPYRCARSSKWGDRLPISIDAPTEI